GCCACCATAAAACATCAACGCAATCCTTGACATAGACAAAGTCGCGTCTCTGGCCGCCGTCGGGATATTCCGCTTTGTACGACTTGAAGAGCTTCACCCGGCCGGTTTCGCGGATCTGATGAAACGCCTTGAAGATGACGCTCGTCATCTCGCCCTTGTGGTACTCGTTCGGCCCGAAGACGTTGAAAAACTTCACGCCGACCATTCGCGCCGTGTTTTGCTCCCGCAGGATTTTCAGATCGAAGAGGTGCTTCGAGTAGCCGTACATGTTGATCGGCCGGAGGGTTTGGGTAATGGCGTCGCTGTCGGAAAAGCCCCGCGCGCCATCGCCATAAGTCGCAGCCGAACTCGCGTAAATAAAACGGACGTCCTTTGTCAGCGCCCATTCGGCAAGGATGGAAGTATAATGAAAGTTATTTTCCATCAGATAGCCGGCATCGCGCTGGGTCGTCGCCGAGCAGGCGCCGAGATGGACAACCGCATCCACGGCAAACGGGACGC
This DNA window, taken from Syntrophales bacterium, encodes the following:
- the rfaD gene encoding ADP-glyceromanno-heptose 6-epimerase, producing MIVVTGGAGFIGSVFVGKLNAEGRDDVIIVDDLGSSAKWENLVKRRYVDYLHKNQFLAMIKADCVPFAVDAVVHLGACSATTQRDAGYLMENNFHYTSILAEWALTKDVRFIYASSAATYGDGARGFSDSDAITQTLRPINMYGYSKHLFDLKILREQNTARMVGVKFFNVFGPNEYHKGEMTSVIFKAFHQIRETGRVKLFKSYKAEYPDGGQRRDFVYVKDCVDVLWWLLNHHDVNGIFNLGTGKARSWSELVGAVFAAMGLPVAIDYIEMPEELRGQYQYFTEAKMDKLRQAGCPARFGALEETVVDYVKNHLLQRDSYL